In one Shewanella loihica PV-4 genomic region, the following are encoded:
- the rpoE gene encoding RNA polymerase sigma factor RpoE has protein sequence MSGQISDQQLVERVQQGDKNAFNLLVHKYQSKVINLIARYVRNQADVADVAQEAFIKAYRALPNFRGESAFYTWLYRIAVNTAKNHLVAQGRRAPANDVDAEEAEYYDGSDALKEFASPERLMLSDEIQKVVFDTLDTLPEELKMAISLRELDGMSYEEIANVMECPVGTVRSRIFRAREAIDKKLQPLLER, from the coding sequence ATGAGTGGACAGATAAGTGATCAACAACTCGTTGAGCGAGTGCAACAAGGAGATAAAAACGCTTTTAACCTGCTGGTACATAAATACCAGAGCAAAGTGATTAATCTGATTGCCCGTTATGTGCGTAATCAGGCCGACGTGGCAGATGTGGCACAGGAAGCCTTTATCAAAGCTTATCGTGCGTTGCCTAACTTTAGGGGTGAGAGTGCGTTTTATACTTGGTTGTATCGCATCGCGGTCAATACCGCGAAAAATCATTTAGTGGCACAGGGCAGGCGAGCGCCTGCCAACGATGTCGATGCGGAAGAGGCCGAATATTACGACGGCAGTGATGCGCTAAAGGAGTTTGCCTCCCCAGAGCGTCTCATGTTGTCAGATGAGATTCAGAAAGTGGTCTTCGATACGCTCGATACCTTGCCGGAAGAATTGAAGATGGCTATCTCTCTGCGTGAGCTCGATGGCATGAGTTATGAAGAGATTGCCAATGTGATGGAGTGTCCAGTGGGCACAGTGCGTTCACGTATCTTTAGGGCGCGTGAAGCCATCGACAAGAAGTTGCAGCCTTTGCTGGAACGATGA
- a CDS encoding sigma-E factor negative regulatory protein: protein MDKLGQEWVSAAVDGEIDEQELAQLAADTDSHEKWRDYHMIGDAMRGELPAAINLDLSANIAAAIELEPSILVPKRVETPEVAPQRQLASVVPLFKQFGQYAIAASVALVAVIGVQNYNQGGVEDAPMPVLNTRPLIGSASPVSLQTGPVQQNQSYTNERVMEQRHRINTYIQDHMLQQRLNNSANIDDNGELTPIPVNH from the coding sequence ATGGATAAGTTAGGTCAGGAATGGGTTTCCGCTGCCGTTGATGGTGAAATCGACGAGCAGGAGTTGGCGCAACTCGCCGCCGATACGGATTCGCATGAGAAGTGGCGTGATTATCACATGATAGGTGATGCTATGCGTGGTGAGTTGCCCGCTGCGATCAATCTTGATCTCAGTGCCAACATTGCCGCAGCAATTGAGCTTGAGCCTAGTATCCTTGTGCCTAAGCGTGTCGAAACGCCTGAGGTGGCGCCTCAACGTCAACTTGCGAGTGTGGTGCCGCTATTTAAGCAGTTTGGTCAATATGCCATCGCCGCCAGCGTCGCCTTGGTCGCCGTGATCGGCGTGCAGAATTATAATCAGGGTGGCGTCGAAGATGCTCCTATGCCAGTGCTCAATACCCGTCCGCTGATTGGCAGCGCGTCGCCTGTGAGCCTACAGACTGGCCCGGTACAACAGAATCAAAGTTATACCAATGAGCGTGTGATGGAGCAGCGTCATCGCATCAACACCTATATTCAAGATCATATGCTGCAGCAAAGATTGAATAACAGTGCCAATATAGACGACAATGGTGAGCTCACGCCTATCCCGGTGAATCACTAA
- a CDS encoding MucB/RseB C-terminal domain-containing protein: MRLIWLALLVLVFPASAQEELSAKAWLENMSLALKGQEFKMSLIHLQADHIRPLVYLHGKVDDHEVAFLEHLNGPPKNAVRVGNTVTFIEHDQPAYSVRAERIQGVLPPAFAGVISDLESGYQFVLGGRSRLAGRPSQLVRIIPNDDNRYSYQVWLDMDTYLPLRYDMLNLEKQLLEQVLVVELIVLDDAPAILREAYKQDWPEIMPQPQREQADNWQFKWLPQGFKILVKDNHRLIGSHEAVEYIALSDGLVNISVYVARAGETALPDELMTRNGLSLAAERVGNAEVVAVGKVPAETLSRIAKSITIE, encoded by the coding sequence TTGCGTCTTATTTGGTTGGCCCTGTTAGTCCTCGTCTTCCCTGCCAGCGCGCAGGAAGAGTTGTCCGCGAAGGCTTGGCTCGAAAATATGAGCCTCGCCTTGAAAGGGCAAGAATTCAAGATGTCCCTGATCCATCTGCAAGCGGATCACATACGCCCCCTGGTTTATCTTCACGGCAAGGTCGACGACCATGAAGTCGCTTTTCTCGAGCACCTCAATGGTCCGCCGAAAAATGCAGTGCGCGTGGGCAATACAGTTACCTTTATCGAACACGACCAACCCGCCTACAGCGTGCGCGCCGAGCGTATTCAAGGCGTATTGCCACCTGCGTTTGCCGGCGTTATCTCTGATCTGGAGTCGGGTTATCAGTTTGTCCTGGGTGGACGTTCGCGTCTGGCCGGGCGTCCCAGCCAGTTAGTGCGCATCATCCCCAACGATGACAATCGCTATAGCTATCAGGTATGGCTGGATATGGATACCTATCTGCCGCTGCGTTACGACATGCTGAACCTAGAGAAGCAGCTGCTGGAGCAGGTGCTGGTGGTAGAGCTCATCGTTCTTGACGATGCGCCGGCGATTCTGCGCGAAGCCTATAAGCAGGATTGGCCCGAGATCATGCCACAGCCCCAGCGGGAGCAGGCCGACAACTGGCAGTTCAAATGGTTGCCGCAAGGTTTTAAGATCTTAGTCAAGGATAATCACAGACTCATCGGCAGCCACGAGGCGGTTGAGTATATCGCCCTGAGCGATGGCCTGGTGAACATCTCTGTGTATGTGGCCAGAGCCGGCGAAACGGCGCTGCCCGACGAGCTGATGACACGCAACGGTCTCTCTTTGGCCGCCGAGCGTGTGGGCAATGCCGAGGTGGTTGCCGTGGGCAAGGTGCCGGCGGAGACACTCAGCCGCATCGCCAAAAGCATCACCATAGAGTGA
- a CDS encoding SoxR reducing system RseC family protein — MMEETATVIRCPGDGWVTVEVKVKNACNHCDNNDTCGTSAVSKAFSPKVQRFSLPSDTQYEPGELLKLGLPESVILKAAAIVYLMPLAGLFIGATLGHFLAGLAELVSSDLLTIALGLSGAASAWWLGRRWAKTLEINSQPVILSRLGRAIDGISPAN; from the coding sequence ATGATGGAAGAAACCGCCACAGTGATCAGGTGCCCGGGCGATGGCTGGGTCACGGTCGAAGTGAAAGTTAAAAATGCCTGTAATCATTGCGACAATAATGACACCTGCGGCACCTCTGCCGTGTCTAAGGCGTTCTCGCCCAAGGTGCAGCGCTTCTCGCTGCCTAGCGACACCCAGTATGAACCCGGTGAGCTGTTAAAACTTGGTCTGCCCGAGAGCGTGATCTTAAAGGCGGCCGCCATCGTCTATCTTATGCCGCTGGCTGGCTTGTTTATTGGTGCCACATTAGGGCATTTCCTCGCTGGCCTGGCAGAACTCGTGAGCAGCGATCTGCTGACTATCGCCCTTGGTCTGAGCGGCGCGGCAAGTGCCTGGTGGCTGGGTCGGCGCTGGGCAAAAACGCTGGAGATCAACAGTCAGCCGGTGATCCTCTCTCGCCTTGGTCGGGCCATAGACGGTATTTCCCCAGCCAACTAG